ACGCCGCCCGCGTCCCCGATGGAAGTTGGTGAAAGGTGTAGTGCCCCAGCTCCTCGTACACGCGATGCCCGGCATTGGGCCCCCCCACACGGACCAGGACGTCGTATTCGGGCGCGAGAAAGGCGGCGATCTGCCCCTTGCCCTCGCTTCCATACTGGCCTCCGACCAGCACGTCGACGAGCCGTTCCACATCCCGGCCAAACAGCCCGAACAGGCATGCGGCCTGGACCGTCACGGCCTCGGCGGAGTGCCGCTGGGTGTCCAACACCAGATCCGCGATCTCTGCGAGCCCTTCCACCCCGCGCTCCGTGGTGTCGGCGCGGGCCTCGCCGAACGAGGCGCGCTCGGGATCCGACACCGCGTGCGAGCGCCGCCGCTCGTATCGCGCCTCCAGTTCCTGCGCTGGCGCGGACACGTGCACATGCATCACCTGGGCCCCCAGGGCCCTTCTCAGGGCCTCTATCTGGGAGGCGATGCGGACAGAATCCACGATGAGTGGACGAGGAGGGCCTTGCTGCCGCCCAAGAAACTCCTTCACGCTGTCCGCCACCCAGCGCCCATCCGTTTCCCGATCCAGCGCCGCGCCCGCCTCCTGGAGCGAGCGCCGGTCCCCGCCGCGCTCCCCCAAACGCGCGAGCAATAGCTCGCGCGTGCTGACACGAAGTGCTCCGTGGCGATCGACGAGTCCCTGGGCGAGGGTGGTCTTGCCCGCCCCCATCGGACCCGAGATGACCAGAACCCGCGCTCCCGCTGACATTCGCACCTCCCTGTAACCGGCAAACTAGGGAAGGCGTTGTCGAGGGCCCATCCCCCTTTCGGGGGAGTTCCTCTCAGTCCACGAGCAGCCGCTTCACGGGGGCGGGGTCCACGTTGATCATCAGCGGCCGCTTGAAGGAACTGAACGAGGCGATGGCTTGGCCGGGGGCGAGCCGGGGGACACGGTTCCAGAGGCTCTCGTCGATGCCGCCCATGGACTTCTGCATCCGGGAGATGACGGTGCTGTCGCTCATCTTGTGGATGATGAAGTTGTTGAGCAGACCGAGCACCTCGTTGGGCAGGTGCTGCGGCAACTGGGTGACGAAGACGAGCCCCAACCAGCGCTTGCGGCCGCGCTTGGCGATGCGGGCCACCTGCTCGAAGAGCACCGGCATCTGCGCAATGCGGCTCGCCGAGAGGAACTCGTGGGCCTCCTCGATGATGATGAGGGCTGGATCGACGGGGCGGTTCTGCTCCTGGGCCCGCTGGTAGCGCTCCTCCTGCCGCTCCTGGAGCCCCCGGAGGATCTCGGCGATGACGAGGTTGTTGATCTGGGGCGAGTCCGTGTCCGACAGATCGATCACCGACACCCGCCCCGGGGTCAGCATGGAGTCGTAATCCACCCCCAGAGCGCTCCCCACGTCGAAGATCTTGAGGCGCCGCAGGCGCAGGAGCCTGCCAAACAAGGCCCTCCAGCTCACCTCGCTCCGGCTGCTCTGCTCATGGACCCGGCCGAGCACCCGGGACGCATGCTCCTTGAACTCACTGTAGAGCTGAGGACCTTGGGAGGGCGCCACCTCGGGGGCCGGCTCCTCGATGCCTTCCACGGGCAGTTGGGCTTGCCGGGAGCTTCCCTTGGCTCTGGCCTTGCTCTCCGCCCTGCCCTCGCTGCTGAGGACATAGATGTATGTGCTCACGACATCCAGGAGGTGCTGGAGGGTCATGCGGGGATAGCCCGTGGAGAGTTCATCGAGTTCCAGCAACTGCCGCTGCTCGTCGGGAGTCTTCGGGAAGATCTTGAAGTCCTCCAATAACAGCTTGGTGACCTCGTAGGCCTTGTGGAAGCGCTCCTGCTGCGCGTCCGTCATCTCAAGAATCTCCGCGATGGCGTGCGGGGAGAGCTTCGAGAAGTTCAATGCGAAGGCATGCCGGTGCTTGTGACGGCGGTTGCGGGTGTCACGGCCCGTCAGGTGATGGATGTGCAGATCCTTCACCCCCTCGGGCCGCTGCTTCCTGCGCGTGAGGGCCGCGAGCATCGTCGGCTCGTCCGTGGCCTGATCTACATGGGTGTATTCCCCTTCCACATCGAAGACGATGGTGGCGACGCCCGAGGACTGGGTCCGGTGGATGAGCGTCGCGACGGTGGTGGACTTGCCCGCGCCGGTAGTCCCAATGATGCCCGTATGGCGGGGCAGGATGGATTTGTCCAAGGCGTCGATTCGCGCATCCATGTGCGCGTAGCCAACGACCATTCCCAGACACAACTCTCCCGTCATGCCGAGGACGTGCTCGCTCTCCTCGTCATCCAGCAGGAAGACCGGGCTCTTGGGACGGGGACGGTGGCCGGGGGGAATCAGCTTGCCGTCGCACTCCTCCCCGAGGATCTCAAGCTCGGCCCGGCCATGGTAGTCGAAGGTATAGGAGAGCTTCTTGCCCTGGACGACCACCCCCACGGCGATGTTGGAGTTGGCGGCCACGGCATCCGGCTCGGAGAAGGGACCACGGACGACCACTCCCAGGTAGGAGCGCTTGTCCTCCAGGGACTTCACCCGCACGAGCGTCTGCGAGGGCAACCTGTGCAGATCCTCCCGGGTCATCAGCACGGTGATGAGGTTGTCCTCGCTCGACGCGTTGTCGAAGTGGGTGAACCCCACCGCCTTCTCGAGTTCGGGGTCCAGTCCCATCGCGGCCTCATCCGCCTGGACGCTCAGTTCGGTGAAGTCATCGAGGTCCTCCTCGGAAAGCCGCCGGTGAACCTCGTTGGGGTGGCCGCCGGGCTCCGGAGGCTGCCGGGCCCGGGGCACCGCAGGCGGTGCCGGACGGGGGGGAGGAACGGATTGCCGGGCAGGAGGGGGAGGCGCCTGGCGTACTCCAGCGGCCTGAGGGAAGGCTGGGCCGGGTGGCCTGCCTTCCCTCAGGGTCCCCGCCGCGGCGGCCGGGCGAGGCGTTCTTTCAGGCAGGATGCCCCCCTCGGCGGAGTGCGGCACTTGCCGGGGAT
This is a stretch of genomic DNA from Stigmatella aurantiaca. It encodes these proteins:
- a CDS encoding ATP-binding protein, translating into MPEDNVPKYAGSAPVHKPSRAVGGDPRQVPHSAEGGILPERTPRPAAAAGTLREGRPPGPAFPQAAGVRQAPPPPARQSVPPPRPAPPAVPRARQPPEPGGHPNEVHRRLSEEDLDDFTELSVQADEAAMGLDPELEKAVGFTHFDNASSEDNLITVLMTREDLHRLPSQTLVRVKSLEDKRSYLGVVVRGPFSEPDAVAANSNIAVGVVVQGKKLSYTFDYHGRAELEILGEECDGKLIPPGHRPRPKSPVFLLDDEESEHVLGMTGELCLGMVVGYAHMDARIDALDKSILPRHTGIIGTTGAGKSTTVATLIHRTQSSGVATIVFDVEGEYTHVDQATDEPTMLAALTRRKQRPEGVKDLHIHHLTGRDTRNRRHKHRHAFALNFSKLSPHAIAEILEMTDAQQERFHKAYEVTKLLLEDFKIFPKTPDEQRQLLELDELSTGYPRMTLQHLLDVVSTYIYVLSSEGRAESKARAKGSSRQAQLPVEGIEEPAPEVAPSQGPQLYSEFKEHASRVLGRVHEQSSRSEVSWRALFGRLLRLRRLKIFDVGSALGVDYDSMLTPGRVSVIDLSDTDSPQINNLVIAEILRGLQERQEERYQRAQEQNRPVDPALIIIEEAHEFLSASRIAQMPVLFEQVARIAKRGRKRWLGLVFVTQLPQHLPNEVLGLLNNFIIHKMSDSTVISRMQKSMGGIDESLWNRVPRLAPGQAIASFSSFKRPLMINVDPAPVKRLLVD